Proteins from a genomic interval of Kribbella aluminosa:
- a CDS encoding AAA family ATPase — MQAGITVSAAELPEVLLHVAVVRPVFLWGAPGIGKSSLVRAFAESLGLECVTLLGTQLAPEDLIGVPQIVDGRSRFAPPVAIARDEPYCLFLDELNASSAEVQKAFYSLILDRRIGEYELPEGSVVIGAGNRATDNALARPMASALVNRLVHIHLRASATDWLQWAGTAGIHQWVLEYLRNRPDHLWTAPPKTEEPFSTPRSWHMLSDALHSYGDDVSDETLRVLAFGTLSAGHASAFRAYVKTVRHAFGLDAVLKGEAGWPATPEDRDLLYFLAETFRARLIKELAADKASASPAARQLAHRGKALLVELAEISLEVAQLVIASDDDGRPVLPTWFLVEVSRDLPRLVAARA; from the coding sequence ATGCAGGCAGGAATCACGGTATCGGCAGCCGAACTGCCAGAAGTACTACTGCACGTCGCAGTTGTCCGCCCGGTGTTCCTCTGGGGAGCGCCCGGCATCGGCAAGAGCAGTCTGGTACGGGCGTTCGCGGAATCGCTCGGCCTGGAGTGCGTGACGCTCCTGGGCACCCAGCTCGCTCCGGAGGACCTGATCGGCGTACCGCAGATCGTCGACGGCCGCAGCCGGTTCGCGCCGCCGGTGGCGATCGCCCGCGACGAGCCGTACTGCCTCTTCCTGGACGAGCTGAACGCGTCCTCCGCCGAGGTGCAGAAGGCGTTCTACTCGCTGATCCTGGACCGCCGCATTGGTGAGTACGAGCTGCCGGAGGGATCCGTCGTGATCGGCGCCGGCAACCGCGCCACCGACAACGCGCTGGCCCGCCCGATGGCGAGCGCACTGGTCAACCGGCTGGTCCACATCCACCTGCGCGCCTCCGCAACGGACTGGCTGCAGTGGGCCGGTACGGCGGGCATCCACCAGTGGGTGCTGGAGTACCTGCGCAACCGCCCCGACCACCTGTGGACCGCTCCGCCGAAGACCGAGGAGCCGTTCTCCACACCGCGCAGCTGGCACATGCTGTCGGACGCCCTGCATTCGTACGGCGACGACGTGTCCGACGAGACGCTCCGGGTGCTTGCCTTCGGCACCTTGTCCGCCGGGCATGCGTCCGCGTTCCGCGCGTACGTGAAGACGGTCCGGCACGCGTTCGGGCTGGACGCCGTACTCAAGGGCGAGGCCGGCTGGCCGGCCACCCCGGAGGACCGCGACCTGCTGTACTTCCTGGCCGAGACGTTCCGGGCCCGGCTGATCAAGGAGCTGGCGGCCGACAAGGCGTCCGCGAGCCCTGCGGCCCGGCAGCTCGCGCACCGCGGCAAGGCTCTGCTGGTGGAGCTGGCGGAGATCTCGCTGGAGGTGGCCCAGCTGGTGATCGCGTCCGACGACGACGGCCGCCCGGTGCTGCCGACGTGGTTCCTGGTCGAGGTGAGCCGCGACCTGCCGCGTCTGGTGGCGGCCCGTGCCTAA